In Streptomyces sp. 840.1, one DNA window encodes the following:
- a CDS encoding diiron oxygenase codes for MTTVTERDVQLLRDALGPLRDREQIAERLLEASAKHSFDPDTEIDWESAVEDGKWFWPPELISLYDTPMWRKMSLEQQQDLARHEAASLASLGIWFEIILMQLLVRHIYDKPVVSNHVRYALTEIADECRHSMMFGRMITWGGAPCYPVPRRYHNLARVLKTISTTPGSFAATLLGEEILDWMQRLTFPDERVQTLVRGVTRIHVIEEARHVRYAREELRRQMVTAPRWERELTRVSCGEAARVFSVCFVNPQVYENVGLDRHEAVAQVRASGHRAEVMQSGAKRLTDFFDDIGVLNGVGRRLWKNSGLLA; via the coding sequence ATGACGACAGTGACCGAACGCGATGTGCAGTTGCTCCGCGACGCACTCGGCCCGCTCCGGGACCGCGAGCAGATCGCGGAACGGCTGCTGGAGGCCTCGGCCAAGCACTCCTTCGACCCCGACACGGAGATCGACTGGGAATCGGCGGTCGAGGACGGCAAGTGGTTCTGGCCGCCCGAGCTGATCTCGCTCTACGACACCCCGATGTGGCGGAAGATGTCGCTGGAGCAGCAACAGGACCTGGCCCGGCACGAGGCGGCCTCGCTCGCCTCGCTCGGCATCTGGTTCGAGATCATCCTGATGCAGCTGCTGGTCCGGCACATCTACGACAAGCCGGTGGTCAGCAACCACGTCCGCTACGCGCTCACCGAGATAGCCGACGAGTGCCGGCACTCGATGATGTTCGGCCGGATGATCACCTGGGGCGGGGCGCCCTGCTACCCGGTCCCGCGCAGGTACCACAACCTCGCCCGGGTGCTGAAGACCATCTCCACGACGCCCGGTTCGTTCGCGGCCACCCTGCTCGGCGAGGAGATCCTCGACTGGATGCAGCGGCTGACCTTCCCCGACGAGCGCGTCCAGACCCTGGTGCGCGGTGTGACCCGCATCCATGTGATCGAGGAGGCCAGGCACGTCCGGTACGCCCGTGAGGAACTGCGCCGCCAGATGGTGACCGCGCCGCGCTGGGAGCGCGAACTCACCCGGGTCAGCTGCGGCGAGGCGGCCCGCGTCTTCTCCGTCTGCTTCGTCAACCCCCAGGTGTACGAGAACGTGGGCCTGGACCGCCACGAGGCCGTGGCGCAGGTGCGGGCGAGCGGACACCGCGCGGAGGTCATGCAGTCGGGCGCCAAGCGGCTCACCGACTTCTTCGACGACATCGGGGTCCTCAACGGCGTGGGCCGCAGGCTGTGGAAGAACTCGGGCCTGCTCGCCTGA
- a CDS encoding TetR/AcrR family transcriptional regulator, with the protein MTPAAAAPPQRAYRRLSVEERRAQLLGAALTLFAHRAPDEVSLDEVATVAGVSRPLVYRYFPGGRQQLYEAALRSAAEELILCFAEPPVGPPTERVTRVLDRYLAFVDQHDAGFSALLRGGSVAETSRTGTIVDEVRRAAADQILLHLGRGAGSDPGPRLRMMVRTWIAAVEAASLIWLDEKKQPDASELRDWLVDQFIGLLAVTAATDPATAAAVAELLPLETAAGPAGRLAERLIPVVGEAAHLLPPA; encoded by the coding sequence ATGACCCCTGCCGCAGCCGCGCCGCCGCAGCGCGCTTACCGAAGGCTCAGCGTCGAGGAGCGGCGCGCCCAGCTCCTCGGTGCGGCTCTCACCCTCTTCGCGCACCGGGCCCCCGACGAGGTCTCGCTCGACGAGGTGGCCACGGTGGCCGGCGTCTCCCGGCCGCTGGTCTACCGCTACTTCCCGGGCGGGCGCCAGCAGTTGTACGAGGCGGCCCTCAGGTCCGCCGCCGAGGAACTGATCCTGTGCTTCGCCGAACCGCCCGTGGGCCCGCCCACGGAGCGCGTCACGCGCGTCCTGGACCGCTACCTCGCCTTCGTCGACCAGCACGACGCCGGGTTCAGCGCGCTGCTGCGCGGCGGCAGTGTCGCCGAGACCTCCCGTACCGGCACGATCGTCGACGAGGTACGGCGGGCGGCCGCCGACCAGATCCTCCTGCACCTGGGCCGGGGCGCGGGCAGCGATCCCGGACCCCGGCTGCGGATGATGGTGCGCACCTGGATCGCCGCCGTCGAGGCGGCCTCGCTGATCTGGCTGGACGAGAAGAAGCAGCCGGACGCCTCCGAGCTGCGCGACTGGCTCGTCGACCAGTTCATCGGACTCCTCGCGGTCACCGCGGCCACCGACCCGGCCACCGCGGCCGCCGTGGCCGAGCTGCTGCCGCTGGAGACGGCGGCGGGACCGGCCGGCCGGCTGGCGGAGCGGCTGATCCCGGTGGTCGGCGAGGCCGCGCATCTGCTGCCCCCGGCCTGA
- a CDS encoding ferritin-like domain-containing protein encodes MSTHDLYTTAPDQPLWTVPASGAARFSWDYDDGRERLLALYQKGKDKQWDGNKRIDWSLEVDPADPLGTPDEALTLYGTPHWSKMTEKDRGELRKHYTSWQFSQFLHGEQGAMVCAARIVESVPDLDAKFYSATQTMDEARHAEIYGRFLHEKIGMLYPVNDNLQGLLGDTLRDSRWDMPYLGMQVLIEGLALAAFGMIRDTTTKPLPKQILAYIMQDEARHVAFGRMALRDYYKQLSDAELREREEFVIEGCYLMRDRLSGVEVLENFGIGKREAKELSEHSEFLQLFRKLLFSRIVPCVKDIGLWGERLQKAYVDMGVLELGDSSLDLLMAQDEEIAEQLDRDRFAVEEQERVAEVAEAIADGGAAGPTES; translated from the coding sequence ATGTCGACCCACGACCTTTACACCACCGCCCCGGACCAGCCGCTGTGGACCGTTCCCGCGTCCGGGGCAGCCCGCTTCAGCTGGGACTACGACGACGGCCGCGAACGCCTCCTCGCCCTCTACCAGAAGGGCAAGGACAAACAGTGGGACGGCAACAAACGCATCGACTGGAGCCTGGAGGTCGATCCCGCCGACCCGCTCGGCACCCCCGACGAGGCCCTCACCCTGTACGGCACGCCGCACTGGTCGAAGATGACCGAGAAGGACCGCGGCGAGCTGCGCAAGCACTACACCTCCTGGCAGTTCAGCCAGTTCCTGCACGGCGAGCAGGGCGCGATGGTCTGTGCGGCCCGGATCGTGGAGTCCGTCCCTGACCTGGACGCCAAGTTCTACTCCGCGACCCAGACCATGGACGAGGCCCGGCACGCGGAGATCTACGGCCGGTTCCTGCACGAGAAGATCGGCATGCTCTACCCGGTCAACGACAACCTGCAGGGCCTCCTCGGTGACACCCTGCGGGACTCCCGCTGGGACATGCCCTACCTCGGCATGCAGGTCCTCATCGAGGGCCTCGCGCTGGCCGCCTTCGGCATGATCCGCGACACGACGACCAAGCCGCTGCCCAAGCAGATCCTCGCCTACATCATGCAGGACGAGGCGCGCCACGTGGCCTTCGGCCGGATGGCGCTGCGCGACTACTACAAGCAGCTGAGCGACGCCGAACTGCGCGAGCGCGAGGAGTTCGTCATCGAGGGCTGCTACCTGATGCGCGACCGGCTCAGCGGGGTGGAGGTGCTGGAGAACTTCGGCATCGGCAAGCGGGAGGCCAAGGAGCTCTCCGAGCACTCCGAGTTCCTCCAGCTGTTCCGCAAGCTGCTGTTCAGCCGGATCGTCCCGTGCGTCAAGGACATCGGCCTGTGGGGCGAACGGCTCCAGAAGGCGTACGTCGACATGGGCGTCCTCGAACTGGGCGACTCCAGCCTGGACCTGCTGATGGCCCAGGACGAGGAGATAGCCGAACAGCTGGACCGGGACCGTTTCGCGGTCGAGGAGCAGGAGCGGGTGGCGGAGGTCGCGGAGGCCATCGCGGACGGCGGGGCGGCGGGTCCGACGGAGTCGTGA
- a CDS encoding protein kinase, whose amino-acid sequence MSEETDHAAGPVRGGRRAARSAAHATVSAHLSQLSDQRLHDLVHAAAPGGSGMGGRSAELDVGGQRVFVKRVPLTDLELRPENVRSTANLFGLPLFYQYGIGSAGFGAWRELAAHRITTGWVLRDAYPDFPLMYHWRVLPDSAPQDFMDEFGGIDGAVAHWEGSPAVRSRLEAIGASRACLVLFLEHVPQTLASWIGERRAAAREGGESPPYAWLDETLARGADFMSSQGFVHFDAHFRNILTDGHSVRFADFGLALSSRFELTAEETGFLAGHLAYDRHYVAGHLVRHHLLDDVCDAGSLRGWIAGDRPEGVPPGAAAVIDRHAAPAVVLDGFHRRLLNVSRRTPYPAAEIEASCVGTSH is encoded by the coding sequence ATGAGCGAGGAGACCGATCACGCGGCCGGCCCCGTGCGCGGCGGGCGGCGCGCCGCCCGGTCGGCCGCCCACGCCACGGTGTCCGCCCACCTGTCGCAGCTCAGCGACCAACGGCTCCACGACCTGGTCCACGCGGCCGCGCCGGGCGGATCGGGTATGGGCGGCCGGTCGGCGGAGCTGGACGTGGGCGGGCAGCGGGTCTTCGTCAAACGGGTGCCGCTGACGGACCTCGAGCTGCGCCCGGAGAACGTGCGGTCGACCGCCAACCTCTTCGGGCTGCCGCTGTTCTACCAGTACGGGATCGGCTCGGCCGGATTCGGTGCCTGGCGGGAGCTGGCGGCGCACCGCATCACCACCGGGTGGGTCCTCCGCGACGCGTACCCGGACTTCCCGCTGATGTACCACTGGCGGGTCCTGCCGGACTCCGCCCCGCAGGACTTCATGGACGAGTTCGGGGGCATCGACGGGGCCGTCGCCCACTGGGAGGGCTCCCCGGCCGTGCGGAGCCGGCTGGAGGCCATCGGCGCGTCACGGGCCTGCCTGGTGCTCTTCCTGGAGCACGTGCCGCAGACCCTCGCGTCCTGGATCGGCGAGCGCCGTGCGGCGGCCCGGGAGGGCGGGGAGAGCCCGCCGTACGCGTGGCTGGACGAGACCCTGGCGCGCGGGGCGGACTTCATGAGCTCGCAGGGTTTCGTGCACTTCGACGCCCACTTCCGCAACATCCTGACCGACGGCCACTCGGTCCGCTTCGCGGACTTCGGCCTGGCCCTCAGTTCCCGGTTCGAACTCACGGCGGAGGAGACCGGCTTCCTGGCCGGGCACCTCGCGTACGACCGCCACTACGTCGCCGGGCACCTGGTCCGCCACCACCTGCTCGACGACGTGTGCGACGCCGGTTCCCTGCGCGGCTGGATCGCGGGCGACCGGCCCGAGGGCGTACCGCCCGGGGCCGCCGCGGTCATCGACCGGCACGCGGCGCCCGCCGTCGTCCTGGACGGCTTCCACCGCCGCCTGCTGAACGTGAGCAGGCGGACGCCCTATCCGGCGGCCGAGATCGAAGCGTCCTGCGTCGGCACCAGCCACTGA
- a CDS encoding PQQ-binding-like beta-propeller repeat protein, which produces MEALRQDDPHRFGPYTALVRLRETAAAVQYLARGATPQDLAVITAARPELAALPAFRRHFQAEARTADRLAGGWVAAQLGTGADGDQDDELLWTAAEYVPALTLAEAIETAGPLPERAVRILGAGVAETLSRVHATGAVLQGLAPRTVLLAEDGPRLTAFGPLGAAADAEARPGGQLSVRLGYLTPEQIEGEEAGPASDLFVLGLLLAYAATGSTPLADGPATEAAERIAHTDPELASVPDALRELIGRCLAKDPADRPTAGAVAAELALEGAAGLAKGGDWLPGTLSAAVAEQGARARALEPAPPVIEDAVPVPDAAGTAGQEAQAAPEVPGAPDAPEVPDAPDAPDAPDANDVPAATDVPDVQDAVPPATTAGHGAEESAPRRDTRTAQFGIIDPRSLRPDLATAQLALNRELPGPAGPQAGQAPQPQPPHSPQAPQNPQPQPYSGPSAPFPNAALPVPYTPQPAPLPAPSPLQAAPERPSPGRRSLLIGAAAGVVGLLVGGGAVAALGSGDDPKTTDDAKPAPSSSGAAVAGLPPQPRWIHAHPASEPVPLTAALWNDRLLVLTDAAHATAIDLGTGRRVWQNADAAKGQAALPAGKELCFIAGPDEFLWLSAKDGKVAHRLAYADGFDGAPGLKVRTLVGASGPTVWLTGSTRSTVKAPKPKKGKKRGKDKVVVKSYLFGYDIEQRKELWRTAVPTGRGPAAPVYRLIAAGPDNIVVRQDHLSLTPADVKAAKGKGIFRSFDRKTGKSRWTEAFGGVTPDAAAVGDEDGVLYAAVGDDLRAFGLSDRKPRWTLNGAGGTRFGTPVEAGKLLHTTNSKLEVGAVDRETGRLRWQRSTEGTGPGRAPTVTVSGGGATLFAATSGQVTAFAAADGRRLWKFQDIGDQDPKGATVNAAYQVLPYGKTAVVRRGRAVYAFPVD; this is translated from the coding sequence ATGGAGGCGCTGCGTCAGGACGATCCACACCGCTTCGGCCCGTACACGGCGCTGGTGCGGCTGCGTGAGACGGCCGCGGCGGTGCAGTACCTCGCGCGCGGGGCGACCCCGCAGGACCTCGCCGTGATCACGGCCGCGCGGCCCGAACTGGCCGCGCTGCCCGCCTTCCGGCGGCACTTCCAGGCGGAGGCCAGGACCGCGGACCGGCTGGCCGGCGGCTGGGTGGCCGCGCAGCTCGGCACCGGCGCGGACGGGGACCAGGACGACGAGCTGCTGTGGACGGCCGCGGAGTACGTGCCGGCGCTGACGCTCGCCGAGGCGATCGAGACCGCCGGGCCGCTCCCGGAGCGGGCCGTGCGGATACTGGGCGCGGGCGTCGCCGAGACCCTCTCCCGGGTGCACGCCACGGGAGCCGTGCTGCAGGGGCTCGCGCCCAGGACGGTGCTGCTGGCGGAGGACGGGCCCCGGCTCACCGCCTTCGGCCCGCTGGGCGCGGCGGCCGACGCCGAGGCGCGGCCGGGCGGACAGCTCTCCGTCCGGCTCGGGTACCTGACCCCGGAGCAGATCGAGGGCGAGGAGGCCGGTCCGGCCTCCGACCTCTTCGTGCTGGGCCTGCTGCTCGCGTACGCGGCGACCGGCAGTACCCCGCTGGCGGACGGCCCCGCGACGGAGGCCGCCGAGCGGATCGCCCACACCGACCCCGAACTGGCCTCCGTGCCGGACGCGTTGCGCGAGCTGATCGGGCGCTGCCTGGCGAAGGACCCGGCGGACCGGCCGACGGCGGGTGCGGTGGCCGCGGAACTGGCCCTGGAGGGCGCCGCCGGCCTCGCGAAGGGCGGGGACTGGCTGCCGGGCACGCTGTCGGCGGCTGTGGCGGAACAGGGCGCGCGGGCGCGGGCGCTGGAGCCGGCGCCCCCCGTCATCGAGGACGCCGTGCCGGTGCCGGACGCGGCGGGGACGGCCGGCCAGGAAGCCCAGGCGGCCCCGGAGGTCCCTGGTGCCCCTGATGCCCCGGAGGTCCCTGATGCTCCGGATGCCCCCGATGCCCCCGATGCCAACGACGTCCCCGCAGCCACCGATGTGCCCGACGTCCAGGACGCCGTGCCGCCGGCGACGACCGCCGGCCACGGGGCCGAGGAGTCCGCCCCCCGCCGGGACACCCGGACCGCGCAGTTCGGCATCATCGACCCCCGTTCCCTGCGGCCCGATCTGGCGACGGCCCAGCTCGCGCTCAACCGCGAGCTGCCCGGCCCCGCCGGACCGCAGGCCGGTCAGGCGCCCCAGCCGCAGCCCCCTCACTCGCCCCAGGCACCCCAGAACCCCCAGCCCCAGCCGTACTCGGGCCCGTCGGCGCCCTTCCCCAACGCGGCTCTCCCGGTGCCCTACACACCCCAGCCCGCGCCCCTCCCCGCTCCCTCGCCGCTCCAGGCCGCTCCCGAGCGCCCGTCGCCCGGCCGCCGGAGCCTGCTGATCGGGGCGGCGGCCGGGGTCGTCGGGCTCCTCGTCGGCGGTGGCGCGGTGGCCGCGCTCGGTTCCGGCGACGACCCGAAGACCACGGACGACGCCAAGCCCGCCCCGAGCAGCAGTGGGGCCGCCGTCGCCGGACTGCCGCCGCAGCCGCGCTGGATCCACGCCCACCCGGCGTCCGAACCGGTCCCGCTGACCGCCGCGCTCTGGAACGACCGGCTGCTGGTGCTCACCGACGCGGCCCACGCCACCGCCATCGACCTGGGCACCGGCCGCCGGGTCTGGCAGAACGCGGACGCCGCCAAGGGACAGGCCGCCCTGCCCGCCGGAAAGGAACTCTGCTTCATCGCCGGCCCGGACGAGTTCCTGTGGCTGTCGGCGAAGGACGGCAAGGTCGCCCACCGCCTGGCGTACGCCGACGGCTTCGACGGCGCTCCGGGCCTGAAGGTGCGCACGCTCGTCGGCGCGTCGGGACCGACCGTCTGGCTCACCGGCTCCACCCGGTCCACCGTTAAGGCCCCCAAGCCCAAGAAGGGCAAGAAGCGCGGCAAGGACAAGGTGGTCGTCAAGTCCTACCTGTTCGGGTACGACATCGAGCAGCGCAAGGAGCTGTGGCGCACGGCGGTACCCACCGGTCGCGGCCCGGCGGCGCCGGTGTACCGGCTGATCGCGGCGGGGCCGGACAACATCGTCGTACGCCAGGACCACCTGTCGCTCACCCCGGCGGACGTGAAGGCCGCCAAGGGCAAGGGGATCTTCCGCAGCTTCGACCGGAAGACCGGGAAGTCCAGGTGGACCGAGGCGTTCGGCGGTGTCACCCCCGACGCGGCGGCCGTGGGCGACGAGGACGGCGTGCTGTACGCGGCGGTCGGGGACGATCTCCGCGCCTTCGGCTTGTCCGACCGCAAGCCCAGGTGGACCCTCAACGGCGCCGGCGGCACCCGGTTCGGGACCCCGGTCGAGGCCGGCAAGCTGCTGCACACCACCAACAGCAAGCTGGAGGTGGGGGCGGTCGACCGGGAGACGGGCCGGCTGCGCTGGCAGCGGTCGACGGAGGGTACTGGCCCCGGCCGGGCGCCCACCGTCACCGTCAGCGGCGGCGGGGCGACACTGTTCGCCGCGACCTCCGGACAGGTCACCGCGTTCGCGGCGGCCGACGGGCGGCGGCTGTGGAAGTTCCAGGACATCGGGGACCAGGACCCGAAGGGCGCCACGGTCAACGCCGCGTACCAGGTACTGCCCTACGGGAAGACCGCGGTCGTCCGGCGCGGCCGGGCGGTCTACGCGTTCCCGGTCGACTGA